acaccctccgtcccattaaatgcGACACATTTCTTTCGGACACGGGTTTTTGGGTAGTGGTGTTTAGTGGTTTTTAGCAGGAAGAaaggataaagtaagagggagtTAGAGTGTTgctttttattcataaaaggAAATGTCTCGCTTAGTGGGACGGCCTAAAAAAGCAATACGCCTCACTTATAATGGGACGGTGGGAATGGTACAGTTGACCCGAACCAAAAATAACCTGACCTGGGGTTGACTCGATTGACAtctctaatttattatttaaggTCGTTTCTAGTTCCAACTATGAAGATATCATCAAAAACATCCTTGACATAGAGACCTGAAAAATATCATGTAGATAACAAAAGCACTGCATATTGTGCCATCTACATCACGAATGGaattaaatcaagattttaagAACATCCACCAAATATGTCATGATTTCTTGATCTATGTATATGTATGTACTATAGTCGCATGCTACCAACTATGTGTCTGCATCTACCAAGACTACTTTTTTTTGGACAGATGGATCTGATGTTGAGAGATGAGCCTCTTGTTGCTGTCTCTCAAGAAACGAAAAATGAAGGGAGAAATACGCCTATCTGCGTGAGGCAAACGTCTCACCTAACTATGATGTCTAagtttcttcatcttctctctGATATGTATAACCATAATGATGTGTTTTTTTAAACCTATGATTCTAAGGCAGGACTCAAATTTCTACGACGTAGGTCTCCCTCGTTTATGATAGTTTTTGGTTGCTTTGAAGCAGACGAATCAACGAACGTGATCAAGTAGAGTAGGTAATTCATATCCTCAGGAAATTCGCCCTTTGCTACCTCCTATAACCGCTGTTGTTCCATCTTGCAAATCCCAGATCTTTTTATGATGAAAGTTGTGACTATGGTTGCAAGAATCTAGTACTCAACTACTCAAAAGCAgagaaattttgattgttttttacCTGCGAAGGAGATAGAAAGCTGATACAGGTGGTGAGCATGATACCACCAAAACCAGCATGTAGACTAAGAGTAGGCATACTTGGATCACTACGCATGAGACGAGACGAGATGAGACAAAACAAACAACATGAGATGTAAAAAACAAGAAGAGTGCACTATTTTCTTGAACTTAACGTCGATCACTAGTCACTACCTATAGTTCAACTGTTCAACCTTAATGATGGGGACTTTTGAGTTAGGCCGTCATGACTCTAGCAAATTTTCCTGGTTGATCATAAAGAAACAGAGTATGTATTATCCAGTGTATGAGAAGCCctgcaaaaaatatactatgaTAGCTTCAGAGTAAATGAGCTTACATTCCTTTAGGCAGAGCTTCTTGTCCCCGTTGATTTGCAGTGGTGCCAAAGCCAAATTAAATGGCCCTCATCACTTGTAGCGTGGACGGATTATGTTTTGGTTATTCACAAGTTACAAACAGATTTGAATACTTCTGAAACATTTGGATCTTCCAGAAATGCAACATCACAATGCAATTCAAGAATGTGGAAGAAAATTATGCCAATAATCTTATAGAAAAGTTTCAAGAATCAAGCATCTGGATTTGCTAAACTGGTAGTAGTATATTCTCAAATAACGAcaacttaattaattgtacATCTAAAACATACAATATGTAAAAAAGTTAAATCTCTTAACACTACAAAATATAGATTACTAATCGAGATTGAGACAAAATATATGCTACTACtacttaattcatttttaatggtgTTTGGTCTATATATAAGAGTTCTAAATTGATTTCATAGATAATATTCTTTAGTCTTTACAAAGTTatacttttatcttttattactatttatataaatcattattaatgtttactatatgtatttttagtaTTCTATCAATTTATCTAGAGCAGacacaaattattattaaagtaCTGTATTAATctatatgataatataaatttaaatgtgtTTGAGAAATTAATGAGTGTTTGGAACTTAGAACGAATAGTAGAATCTCAATTAATAGGATTtgagaatatataataaagttcAAATATGGCTcgctttttaaaataagtactGTAGTAAAATCTCAATTAACTATGTGTTCTGGGGGAcaagttaaaataataaatcgcTTTTCAAAATGCaagaaaatactagtactataaaatttaattatatagaattgcgtagattttgtttttctcaatCAAGCCAATGTATATGTTTTTCTCAACCGGAAATAAAGGGGTAGAATACCACCGATagattttctttctattttcttaaCCGAGCAGATAAGACTTTGCTTAAATATACTTATATCCCAGTATGACTAAGAAATGAGGACTATAATAATGAGAGTGGTATACGATTAAATTGGAAGAAAAGTTCAATTGACGtattaaaatgaataacaTGTGCATACCAAATTAGGCATGTGACATTGCAGATAACTTCAAGAATCAACCAAATCAGATCAGACATTTTGGacctttctttcttctctaaaatatccaaaaaacaACTCCAGAACAGATCAACAACACCACCCACAGGAAAAAGAATGTATCCATACTCTCATTTCAACTCTGAaaccacacacacaaacacacatagTGAAGGAGAAACAGCTAAAAATACATAAGGAGTTACTCCATTAGGTGGCGAGATAATTACAGATCAACCTAGagatacataaaaaaatccgcattcgatttttatttaagcAAAGAAAACTGAAGCGGGCGATTGTCGTGGTAGCTACAGGAAAGCATAGTGTCCCTGATCACTAAACTGTTAACTAtcataggagtattatttagtcCGTAACACTAACACACACAAGTGGAATATATCCTATGTCAACTATGAATATACAGTTACCATAAATTTGGTTGGTAAGTCTTGAACCAGATTTGAGTATCAACCTTCATGCAAATGTTAGATGCAGGAGTAGGGAAATACCGACGATGACGAATATAGTCTTCCAAATAATTGGTTTCCATTCTATTGGAGCAGTATGATAGTTATGAAAGCCATGAACATAACCTCCATGAAAGGAGCTCGAAAACAGGTATGGGGCTCCAGAGGTGGCTCCATACACTGTGGCGTCGTGGAACCCGTGCACCTGGAGGTTGAAGATGGCCGGTATGACACCAAAGAGGGTAGACAGTGTCAGGTGGCCGAATCTTGCAGCTGACATAGGCACGGCTCTTATGATGGGGTCCAGCTCGTTTGGTTGGACATAGTTCATATCTACACGAGGGGTGGCCGTCTGTGGTCTCTGCCCCATTGGTCGATTTGGGACATGGATTCCCGGGAGTGATCGGGACCTTGGATCACAATTTGATTTTCCCCTTCCGTATATGGGGATTAGTTTCTCCTCCTGTACAATGGCCTTGCAAACAGGGCACTCGTGGCAATGTGAGTGGAGTCGGAGCCACTGGTATAGGCACGGCCAGCAGTAGAGATGGCCGCATAGCGTCACAATTGGTTCTTGCGCTAGTTCAAAACAGATGTTGCATTCGAAATTTCCTGTGTCGTAGACTAAATCAGCTGAAGAGGAGGCGTCCATCAATTCACCAAAACCGCGATCCATATGTACAGCCCGGAGTGTTGAATCTGTTAGGTCGTAACCAATGCCAAAAACAACAATCTAATTTATATCTGTTTATACTTGATGcgaaaatcaaattaaacaacATATGAATACATGAATTAAGGAGGAAACAAAAGTAATGCCAACAGTCATCAATTCAATAGTTAAATCGATCttcacattaaaaaaagaaaagcaagaACAATACATCAAATACCTTACACAAACCCTAAATGAAGAAACTAATGACCTTCTCAACGAATATATAGATCAAGCAATAATCTATCCATTGGGATTCACAAAATCTTACCATGAACAATTCaaacaattattcaatttagaAAGTATGAAATCGAAATCAGATTTTAACATACAGAACGCATCATACAACCTAACAACAGTAAAATCAGATTCAACCTAACTTCGGatcaatctcaaatttcaATCAACAACTGCAGATAATCAGATTATccgaaaaaaattaaattccagTCAACTAAACATATTAAAAGATAATCGGAATCATTCAATCGCAGAACTTCAAACATTAAACAAAACCACTGTTCCCTCAATCTAAAACCATCCGAAAAAATCAAGCTACTAAGATATAATTAATCACTCAGTGAATACTAAAATCcaatacataaaacaaaaattcacaattagAACACTGAAAACACACATTAGATTTTTccgaagaaaaaaaaaattaaaaaccacAGACAAGCATCATCCGGAGAAATTAGATATTCACCAGAAGAAAACATCAAAGCGAGCTGAAATAGATCAAAATTAGAAGGAAGATAATACAGATCAGGTAGAATTTACAATGTACGCATGAATTAAAGCTAAACGAGTGAAAATAGGGAAATCTAACCTCCTGGAGTAGTATAGCAAAATACAACAGGTAGGTGGGATTAGAAAAATAGGCCGTAAATTTATGGAAGTTGTGAGcgtggaaatgaaaaaataaagaggaaATACGATAATTTAGAGGGACTGATAAGCAAATACGGATTATTCTTAAAATGGATCTTAACCATATCTTCATCATCCCAACAAATGGTCGGTGAATGAGGACCGTTGGATTCCTTGATcaataaacacaaaattaaattaaatagtacagAAATtacaaacattttatttaaccCCTTTTGACAAATTAAATGAGCAAATCCTCCTAGAAATTACAAACATTTTAGTCCAAAGCAATATTTCACAATGATATTACAGCATAGACGAAATTGCGGattaatgtataaaattgTTAGAGGGTGGATGTGATGGTGTTTCCAACCaaaactctttttttcttgttttatttgttggtaaatactccatccgtcccgctttagcagtctcattgacttttctgccatttttttgtaaaaataataaaaaatagttaaagtgaagaaatggtaaagtaatagagacaataatgtagataagactcttctctatattaatctttttcttaatttactatttctcctccttaactattttttataatttttacaaaaagagggcagatagagacaataatgtagataagactcttctctatattaatctttttcttaatttaccatttctcctccttaactattttttataatttttacaaaaagagggcagaaaagttaatgggactgctaaagcaggacggaggaagtaatgtTTTACACATGAGTGTCATTTGACGTGTCGCGTCAGCAATATACAGTACTGATAGGGATGTACTATGTATtgaatggagtaataattttgcaTGTGTTTGCgtagaaatgttaaaaaaaataggagtacaACATTTGGGTATAATTGGCAATAAAATCATAGCATGTACTGATAGGGTATGTACTATGTACAACATTTTGGGTATAACATTAATCTTATTTAACGTCTAAAAATACAGACTGCAACTTTTaacaatatcaatttttttatactccatttcttTAGGGGAAATTGAAACCAACTTGCATCTACAAAAATCCCGATTTCTAGTTTATTAAATGATTCATAAATACATTCCTTCAATGTGACACGACTTACATCTAAGAATATGGCATATTTCGTCATTTTTTATGTACATTGATTGTTGTGGTTTGAATAAAATGTCTTGTTTGAATAAATTACTTTGACGGTAAACAGTTAGACGTtaaataagattaattttcAGTTAGTTTTCTCGTCTTTGTTTCAATTTAACTCTACATAGAATCTTTGAGGTTTGCAAGTAGAATGAAAGAGAGGCAGATGTAAAAAATCGTTTTGGTatttacttttagttttatttcaaTTCGTTAATTTTCTCTTTCAGTTAAAACGTTAGTgtaatttgattattattataccAATTCAATTAGAATGTATaaataacaaagaaaatggaaaagtagATAAACTGTATAGTGTTCAGTTTCTTAGTAGTCAAAAATTACTAATGCTGGTGTTCAAAGATGTTAGAACTGGTGTCGCCTCAGGCCCGGTCGTCTTAGATTATATGTTACAGAGCCAGTAGCGGTGACTTACACAGCCCTGTTGAAGTAAAAGAATCACGCAAATGAAGACACGTCTCGTAACATGGCCTCGCTATTATGTCTATAATTAGAGCCATGAAGCGAAAATTCTGCAACAATGTGCACCAGAGCTGGAAAGGGAATGATTACCAGGTCATCATCAATCAGCTCTGTTTTGCAACCAGTTCGATATCAGCTCCAATTTCAGCAATCTTGGCTTCCTTAGACGACTTTGCTGTTTTGGCAATTGTTAGCACGTCAAAATCCAAAGCAACCCTTCTCACTAGGCCTTCAAGCAtctgttttaaaaattgtggCATTGGGAGTTACGAAAATGTTAACAGGTTTTGTATTCCAgcttttgtataaccaaataaGTTCATCCATCACTAGGATAACAAAAGGTATATAGCAGTTGATAATGGCATTAAATATGCGAGACGAAAACAATGAAGCTTGGAAGAGAAATTCAGCAACTTGAAAGTAGAAAGTGGCCactttttcaaataatgaagtaTAAGAATACATACCAGTGAGCCAATTGCCACCATAGCCCGAAATCTGGAATCAGAATCAATTGTTTCCCCTTCAGCCATCTGGAGATGACAGAAGAAtgcaacaataaaaatattagttacaTCCATGAAACTTTAGCTTACTGCTCAAGCTAAACATGCTGTGACTCAAGACTAACTCAAATTCAAGACACCCATCTATTTCAATGTCTTCCATGATGAAATGGACAAAAACCAGCAAAGAAAGGATACCTCTAGTGCTGCCGAAAGAACTTGAGATTGACCTTCCTCATCCTTCTTCTCAATCAAAAGAACAGCATAACTGCAGAAATCAATAGTTATCAACTTCACGAAATTTAGTACAGTACTGATATTGCTATGAAGTTAGCAATTTTACTTGCAAATGATCTTAAATCGCAAGTTCTAAAATGAGATAATAAGTATAGCTCATCATTTTCTCTCaaacaaaatggaaagagCATTTGGCATAGATTTAAGTCAAAGTGAAATTAAGACAATTCACTAACTCTGCCACTTACTTGAGGATCAAAGTTGCGTAGGACAACTGGACATTCTTATTTGAAGATGAACAACAGCATGATAGTGCATCAAGAACCTGCAggatcaaaatattaaaactttaCCATAAATAAGTAAAAGCATGTGCGAGTACCAGATGAGACAAAAAGGACATAGAGACAATTGGGAAATGAAGCAAGTTAGGAAAGAGAAAAGTAGTACATACTCAACAACATATTAGCCACCCAGACACCACCTACCCCTCCCCCACCCTTGTAAGTCTTTTGTGCAAATACACCCATGCAACCCGTCCACCACCCCCATCAGATCTGTATCTCTTTCCTCTCACAATGTCACACAACCACCACCATCATGCAATCGCCCACGCAGCTGATGTTTTCCTGCTGCCCCCCCTCTCTAGTTTCttttgttattatatttttttccattttgttttcatttggggggggggggggtagGTTCCACAACATATGCCACAAGAATGAAGGGTGCTTTCTGCCTAATATCGCTCTTACCTCAGCACGATGATTTAATAACCATTCATGATAGCATGTGTTTTTGAAAAGATTAGTAACTGCACGGAGGCAGGTAAGCAGATTTGCAGGAAGCGGAGGACTCGCAGTCACCTTCTTTATCACCTCAATGACTATATCtgataaaaacaaattcaagaatGAAGCAGTAAcaaatgaataagaaaaaaacttAACATAATAAACACAAGACCCAGCCCCCTAGAAACAGCACCCTAAGCACAGTCAAGCTAGTAGCAGCCCCAAAAattaatatggagtagtttATAGATCTATATACCATGTGGAAAACAAGTAAGTCAAACATGAAGAGCATTCAACAACAACAGGAACTATTTGGTGAAACAGATgtgaaaaagaaagtgaaatgAATAATCACAGAGCTAATCTCATTAGTACCGTCTTGATCCTTGACGTGCTGCATAAGCTTCGCTGCTCCATCCGGGTGCAACACAATCATCCTTACTACATCAATAACTGCAACAATGGCTTCTAGATTAGTAAGAGATGAAAATAAAGTGCGCTGTGTTGGaaaagttatttttgtcactggAAACAGCCATGCATGCAGCTTTCCTTTTTAACATACAAAGGTCTTTCACACACAGTTTTCTCCTTTATCATATCCCACACAGTTTCTAACAAGATGCAAGAAATTGTATGAAACTGAGTCCAACCCTGAGTCAATGTCAAATGAGCAGCTCCAGCTTATTTGATTGTCCATCCAAATCATCCCAATGCTAAAATTCCTCAACACGAACACTAGGATTTTTCCACATTATGAAATTATCAAGAAGCATCTCATTATCACATTACCATATTTCTACAGATAAGTGGTTAAACTAAAAGCATATGCAAATATGCATGTGCACACACACAATTACACAAAACAAGTTGATAGCTTATGTATGTCGATACTATCAAACTATAGATCTAAAGATAGTTACCTGGAAAAAGTAAAGCAACTGGCCATGTTTTCAgaactttcaacatcaatgcCACGTCAACATCTGCAAATCTACTGCTATGGTAGTGTGACGTGTCTTTCAAGATCTTAACAATGGCATTAAATCTTGACACATCACTGTCACTCAATGATAAATGTTTCTTTTCCTACAGGAATGCAAAAAACAAGTGTCAGGCAGAAATAGGCTAGCTAAACAGAAACTAATCAGTGCGTGGCAATTAACATTTAAGGTCAGAGGAAGAGGTGGCAGCAAAAATTAGAACTTTCAACAAGTGAAGTAACACGCAGAAAGTAAAACAATGCCATAGCTGACACCATATAACAAGAGGAAACAATAATCAGACTATGAAGGAAACAAATTACCGGGTCAGACAGCAGGGAACTGTTAAACTCAGAAATCTTCTTTAGGATTCCATCAAACTGAGCTGTGTCGAATGCAAGCATCCCTCTCTGCACAATAAAAACAAGTAGTAAGCATACTAGAGAAAGTAACCAGCATAAAGATTTGTTTTGGATTTCATGATCCAACCACTATTATATGGTAACAGGCATTTATTAAAGTATATGTGTAATAACTGCCATTAGTAGAAAAATAATGGAGTACTGCATCTAAACAACATCTGCAGTAATCCTCACTGCTGCAAACATTATAACTCATTTAACCTAACTTTACACTTGGAAATTGATGCAGAAGTAACCCTTGAAAGTTGAACCAATGTCTAAATTGGTGATCTTCAAGTTATGACCAAGGTATCTTCATCATACAATTAGTGAAAGAAGATCCACAATTCTGATATATTATATACCATAGGCATTTATCACTCTTTAAATGACATATCAAAAAACAAGACACTGTTATCTACTGAAAATCAGAAGTGGAACACTTGAAGCATGGAGACAAAGatattccataaaatttataattctaaGACATTCCTATTTACTTAACTTTTACCAACCTGGAACAAGGACAGTTTCCTAGGTTTAGTTGGTTGTGTTTTCAATGTTAACATGGTTCACCAAACTTCGTAATATTTAACCAAAAAAGTGTCAGCGAGACTAGACTTCCCAGTGTTTTTCCCAACAACTCTCAATTTGTTCTCTCTCAATAACACATCCCACAAACAGTTTCAAACACTTTCTGATGTAAATCATACATGATCTAACCTAACCTAACCAAACCAAACCGAAACATATGAACATGATTTATAACCTACCACAAAGAATTAAGCTCAACAGAggaaaaacttaaaatgattTAAGTTCACAAAATTTACTTTTGGAATGTGCTTGTAAGAAGGCTTTGATGATGATGCATCTGCATTAATACAGGCAACAATTACAACCTCTTCCACTAATAATCGCagaaaaatggagaaagagaATACAAATTCAAGGATAACAACCTGGGAATTTTGATGGTGCTCCAGGTACATAAGCATTGGCTGAAGAATTAGAACAGAGAAATAAATGGTAAGGGTGAACAAAACATCAAAAACTTATCCAGATTTACATAACAAACATTGGGCCTTACATCCAGTATAAGGGTCTCGAAATAATGGATCTGGAGTAAAATTCTTTTGTCCTGTGTTTTGCAGAATAAATTCTACAATCTGTTGCCGGTAAGAAAGTGGCAAATTTTCATTGAGTAACCACTTATCAGCGACATCATATGGATTTTCTGTAGCACAGAGGTGTTTACAACATCAAAAGACTGATTTAAGTACACCACAATTGTtcacagagagagagagagcagaATAAGAAGGAACAAATAGGGCCACAAGAAGATATTGAACTACAATATTTGGATTGCACCCATAATCACATTACAAGCCGAATTTGATAAGCCAAAGGTACAAGGATTCCTATACATCCCTAAAAAGTTTATGTTCTCAAAAGAGCATACCTGAACGATTGTAGGGAAGTTTTCGTATAGGTTCACCGTCTCCAATGTCAACATCGAATACTGAAGGACATGTCATGCAACTTGTTATTTAGTTGGGGGAGGGGGGGGGAGAAATGATATAAAAGATGATGAGAGTAAAAAAGCAAGCCTAACCATGGTCATACTGAACGCCATTGAGCACAGAGGACTTCATATTATCATCAGGTCCATCAACTACTTCACCAATCTAGATTGGAAATGAGGATGAAGTACATATAAGTCAGTTTGGAAAGCACAACCAGATAATTAAGCAAAACGATAATTTCAGAAACTGATTAGGGTTTAGGGATCAACAAAATTGAAGGGCAATTCATGGCAAGGTAGTCGTCTTGACTCTTGAGGAATGTGAAATAGCCTAGTGCTGGACCACAAAATGCAATTACCTTATCCCACTTCTGTTCTCTCATATTCCAAGCATAGGCCACACCATTATCTCCTTCTCGAACTACCTTTGTCTGTCCATCACTACTTCCTGATCATTTACAATTGAACATTTTTGcatgtataaatatagtagAAGCTCATGGGTGATTCAAGACAGACCCAATATTACACATTCGGAGGATCATAAACTCTAAATAGGTGCAGTAGAAAATAATGATGTCAAACATACCTGGAGTCTTTAATGAATCTAGACCTGGTAACTCTTCCAATTTCAGGCCTCCAACTCTTTTCCTAAAGCATGCAATCAACCACAGAAAATGCACAGAAGATGTTTCAGAATGACTCTACAGCTACTCTCTAGGTTACATACAGTCTACCAAATTGAAACACAAAGCTTCAAACTTTAAATAATGTCGTTCTTCTGAATCCACAAAACTACTTTCATCTTCAATCTCTCCATACATAATGAAACAATACTTCAACATCTTGAAAACTCTGCCCTTTTTTTCTCCAAACAAACAAACAGAGTGCATAGTGTATACATAGGCTTTCT
The nucleotide sequence above comes from Salvia hispanica cultivar TCC Black 2014 chromosome 5, UniMelb_Shisp_WGS_1.0, whole genome shotgun sequence. Encoded proteins:
- the LOC125186478 gene encoding E3 ubiquitin-protein ligase RMA3-like isoform X2, whose product is MDRGFGELMDASSSADLVYDTGNFECNICFELAQEPIVTLCGHLYCWPCLYQWLRLHSHCHECPVCKAIVQEEKLIPIYGRGKSNCDPRSRSLPGIHVPNRPMGQRPQTATPRVDMNYVQPNELDPIIRAVPMSAARFGHLTLSTLFGVIPAIFNLQVHGFHDATVYGATSGAPYLFSSSFHGGYVHGFHNYHTAPIEWKPIIWKTIFVIVGISLLLHLTFA
- the LOC125186478 gene encoding E3 ubiquitin-protein ligase RMA3-like isoform X1, whose protein sequence is MFSSDSTLRAVHMDRGFGELMDASSSADLVYDTGNFECNICFELAQEPIVTLCGHLYCWPCLYQWLRLHSHCHECPVCKAIVQEEKLIPIYGRGKSNCDPRSRSLPGIHVPNRPMGQRPQTATPRVDMNYVQPNELDPIIRAVPMSAARFGHLTLSTLFGVIPAIFNLQVHGFHDATVYGATSGAPYLFSSSFHGGYVHGFHNYHTAPIEWKPIIWKTIFVIVGISLLLHLTFA
- the LOC125188727 gene encoding phospholipase A-2-activating protein isoform X2: MASNSMDIDFKEYQLRCQLRGHEDDARGICICGNAGIATSSRDRTVRFWTLDESQKRDYTMSKILLGHTSFVGPLAWIPPNEDFPEGGIMSGGMDTLLLVWNLMTGEKVHTLKGHKLQVTGIALDGSDVVSSSVDCTLRRWRGSQQVEEWEAHKAAIQAVIKLPSGELVTGSSDMTLKLWKGKSCIHTFQGHTDTVRGVAIMPNLGILSASHDGTIRLWALSGELLMEMVGHTSIVYSVDAHASGLIVSASEDCSAKIWKDGICVQSIEHPGCVWDAKFLENGDIVTACSDGIVRIWTVDHERTADTVELDSFASQISQYKLSRKRVGGLKLEELPGLDSLKTPGSSDGQTKVVREGDNGVAYAWNMREQKWDKIGEVVDGPDDNMKSSVLNGVQYDHVFDVDIGDGEPIRKLPYNRSENPYDVADKWLLNENLPLSYRQQIVEFILQNTGQKNFTPDPLFRDPYTGSNAYVPGAPSKFPDASSSKPSYKHIPKRGMLAFDTAQFDGILKKISEFNSSLLSDPEKKHLSLSDSDVSRFNAIVKILKDTSHYHSSRFADVDVALMLKVLKTWPVALLFPVIDVVRMIVLHPDGAAKLMQHVKDQDDIVIEVIKKVLDALSCCCSSSNKNVQLSYATLILNYAVLLIEKKDEEGQSQVLSAALEMAEGETIDSDSRFRAMVAIGSLMLEGLVRRVALDFDVLTIAKTAKSSKEAKIAEIGADIELVAKQS
- the LOC125188727 gene encoding phospholipase A-2-activating protein isoform X1; translated protein: MASNSMDIDFKEYQLRCQLRGHEDDARGICICGNAGIATSSRDRTVRFWTLDESQKRDYTMSKILLGHTSFVGPLAWIPPNEDFPEGGIMSGGMDTLLLVWNLMTGEKVHTLKGHKLQVTGIALDGSDVVSSSVDCTLRRWRGSQQVEEWEAHKAAIQAVIKLPSGELVTGSSDMTLKLWKGKSCIHTFQGHTDTVRGVAIMPNLGILSASHDGTIRLWALSGELLMEMVGHTSIVYSVDAHASGLIVSASEDCSAKIWKDGICVQSIEHPGCVWDAKFLENGDIVTACSDGIVRIWTVDHERTADTVELDSFASQISQYKLSRKRVGGLKLEELPGLDSLKTPGSSDGQTKVVREGDNGVAYAWNMREQKWDKIGEVVDGPDDNMKSSVLNGVQYDHVFDVDIGDGEPIRKLPYNRSENPYDVADKWLLNENLPLSYRQQIVEFILQNTGQKNFTPDPLFRDPYTGSNAYVPGAPSKFPDASSSKPSYKHIPKRGMLAFDTAQFDGILKKISEFNSSLLSDPEKKHLSLSDSDVSRFNAIVKILKDTSHYHSSRFADVDVALMLKVLKTWPVALLFPVIDVVRMIVLHPDGAAKLMQHVKDQDDIVIEVIKKVTASPPLPANLLTCLRAVTNLFKNTCYHEWLLNHRAEVLDALSCCCSSSNKNVQLSYATLILNYAVLLIEKKDEEGQSQVLSAALEMAEGETIDSDSRFRAMVAIGSLMLEGLVRRVALDFDVLTIAKTAKSSKEAKIAEIGADIELVAKQS